From Marinobacterium sp. LSUCC0821, a single genomic window includes:
- the msrA gene encoding peptide-methionine (S)-S-oxide reductase MsrA yields the protein MELATFGAGCFWGIELRFSELDGVVATDVGYMGGHLDEPSYQQVCTDSTGHAEVVQITFDPTKVNYEQLLNCFWQWHDPTTLNRQGPDVGSQYRSAIFYHSDAQKLLAQQSMEEITQLALFANPLVTTLEPAATFWRAEEYHQDYLKKRGMSSCHI from the coding sequence ATGGAATTAGCTACATTTGGTGCAGGCTGCTTTTGGGGTATTGAGCTCCGTTTTTCAGAATTGGATGGGGTTGTTGCGACCGACGTGGGTTATATGGGGGGACATCTCGATGAGCCAAGTTATCAGCAGGTTTGTACTGATTCAACAGGGCATGCCGAAGTGGTTCAGATCACTTTCGATCCCACTAAAGTAAATTATGAACAGCTATTAAATTGTTTTTGGCAGTGGCACGATCCAACCACGCTTAATCGACAAGGTCCGGATGTTGGCAGCCAATACCGCTCGGCCATTTTTTATCACTCTGATGCACAAAAGCTTTTGGCACAGCAGAGCATGGAGGAAATCACGCAATTAGCTCTTTTTGCGAATCCTTTAGTAACCACTCTCGAGCCGGCAGCAACTTTTTGGCGAGCTGAAGAGTACCATCAGGATTATCTAAAAAAACGTGGCATGTCATCTTGTCACATTTAA
- a CDS encoding DNA-deoxyinosine glycosylase: MGGEFYRLDIGFPPAYRNDAKLLVLGSLPGKRSIAQSQYYGHPRNLFWQILSSYIGIAADDDYCDRLQAALDTKIALWDVMASAQRPGSLDSSIERGSVQVNPIPDLIANLPQLNTVILNGSAAMRYFKQAGFDEFCSSLGVAVEHLPSTSPAHAALSYEMKAAQWQRVIDKALSQDAKRISR, from the coding sequence ATGGGTGGTGAATTTTATAGGTTGGATATCGGTTTTCCGCCAGCCTACCGAAATGATGCAAAGCTTTTAGTTCTCGGTTCTCTACCAGGCAAGCGCTCTATCGCGCAGAGCCAGTACTATGGTCATCCTCGAAATCTGTTTTGGCAGATATTGTCGTCATACATCGGTATAGCTGCAGATGATGATTACTGTGATAGATTACAGGCTGCTTTAGATACCAAGATTGCTCTCTGGGATGTCATGGCCAGTGCGCAGCGTCCAGGGTCACTCGATAGCTCTATCGAAAGAGGCAGTGTGCAGGTAAATCCAATTCCTGATTTGATCGCTAACCTACCTCAATTGAACACGGTTATTCTCAACGGTAGTGCGGCAATGCGTTATTTTAAACAGGCCGGCTTTGATGAGTTCTGCAGCTCGTTAGGTGTGGCAGTAGAGCATCTTCCCTCTACAAGCCCCGCACATGCAGCACTCTCCTATGAGATGAAGGCGGCTCAGTGGCAGCGGGTCATTGATAAAGCTCTATCTCAGGATGCAAAGCGTATATCACGCTGA
- the paaX gene encoding phenylacetic acid degradation operon negative regulatory protein PaaX: MYKPKTLEIILEHFKAQTPLRAPSLIISVWGDAVEPRGGRAWLGGLINLLEPFGVNERLMRTSVFRLAQDGWLSSTKVGRKSFYALTESGKQRFAQAFRRVYSAQRVGWQGVWTLLSVHKLNNEQRRELQLALSDMRFGVLGNSLLISPVADLEKVEQKLTESRFADSVVCFQSSEPLAADAALETLVVDAWSLDGLATAYTSFITLFQPLLTELEGKSAVDPQSAFIARTLLIHEYRKLVLRDPLLPDQLLPKDWPGHSARELCALIYEQLSSSADRWLASHLEGEDGTHLEVSDTYRNRFLRSDGW; encoded by the coding sequence ATGTACAAACCGAAGACCCTAGAAATAATTCTTGAGCACTTTAAAGCGCAGACACCTCTCCGAGCGCCTTCGCTGATTATAAGTGTCTGGGGTGATGCGGTTGAGCCTCGAGGTGGCCGTGCTTGGTTGGGTGGTTTAATCAATCTTCTTGAGCCTTTCGGTGTCAATGAGCGACTGATGCGCACCTCTGTTTTCCGCCTCGCGCAGGATGGCTGGCTATCTAGCACGAAGGTTGGGCGAAAAAGTTTCTATGCACTCACTGAATCTGGAAAGCAGCGTTTTGCTCAGGCCTTTCGACGAGTCTACTCTGCACAAAGAGTAGGGTGGCAGGGTGTATGGACGCTGCTATCGGTCCATAAGCTAAATAACGAGCAGCGTCGTGAACTACAGCTCGCATTAAGTGATATGCGGTTTGGTGTTTTGGGTAACTCCCTTCTGATCAGTCCAGTCGCTGATTTAGAAAAGGTTGAGCAGAAATTAACTGAGAGTCGCTTTGCCGATTCCGTTGTCTGTTTTCAATCATCAGAGCCACTGGCTGCTGATGCGGCCCTTGAGACTTTGGTTGTTGATGCCTGGAGTTTGGATGGTCTTGCGACTGCATACACTTCGTTTATTACACTGTTTCAACCGCTGCTAACTGAGCTTGAGGGAAAGAGTGCAGTCGATCCGCAATCCGCTTTTATTGCCAGAACGCTGTTGATCCATGAGTACCGAAAACTGGTTTTAAGGGACCCGTTATTACCTGATCAATTGCTTCCTAAAGATTGGCCAGGTCACTCGGCGCGTGAGCTCTGTGCGTTAATCTATGAGCAGCTCTCTAGTTCTGCTGATCGTTGGCTTGCTTCGCATCTTGAAGGTGAAGATGGAACCCATTTAGAGGTGAGTGACACCTATAGAAACCGTTTTTTGCGCTCTGATGGGTGGTGA
- the paaG gene encoding 2-(1,2-epoxy-1,2-dihydrophenyl)acetyl-CoA isomerase PaaG yields MEFKHLLLQIESGVAKLSLNRPETLNSFNEAMHLEMHAALDAIANDKSIRALLLTGEGRGFCAGQDLSDPLVKPAEPMPDLGEVIGRYYNPMLTKLSQMAIPTICAVNGIAAGAGANIPLACDFVIAARSAKFIQAFCKIGLIPDSGGTWFLPRLVGMARAKQLAMLGEPLKAEQALEWGLIYKVVDDENLQYEATNFAKHLATQPTHGLALTKQALQASQTNTLEEQLLLEQQLQQVAGNSYDYKEGVMAFIEKRPAAYKGE; encoded by the coding sequence ATGGAATTCAAGCATCTACTGTTACAGATTGAGTCAGGTGTAGCTAAACTCAGCTTGAACAGACCAGAAACACTCAACAGCTTTAATGAAGCGATGCATCTTGAGATGCATGCCGCGCTTGACGCCATCGCTAATGACAAAAGCATTCGAGCACTTCTACTAACGGGTGAAGGTAGGGGCTTCTGTGCCGGACAGGACCTATCAGACCCACTAGTTAAACCGGCAGAGCCAATGCCAGACCTAGGTGAAGTGATTGGTCGTTACTACAACCCAATGCTCACTAAACTAAGTCAAATGGCGATACCAACTATCTGTGCAGTGAATGGTATCGCGGCAGGTGCCGGCGCAAATATTCCATTAGCTTGCGACTTCGTCATTGCAGCTCGTTCAGCAAAGTTCATTCAAGCATTCTGCAAAATCGGACTAATTCCAGACTCAGGTGGCACCTGGTTCTTACCACGCCTTGTTGGCATGGCTCGCGCTAAACAACTCGCCATGCTTGGCGAACCGCTTAAAGCTGAGCAGGCCCTAGAGTGGGGGCTCATCTACAAGGTAGTAGATGATGAGAACCTTCAGTATGAAGCAACCAACTTTGCTAAACACTTGGCAACCCAACCAACTCATGGTCTGGCTTTAACCAAACAGGCATTGCAAGCGAGCCAAACCAACACCCTTGAAGAGCAGTTGTTACTTGAACAGCAACTTCAACAAGTCGCAGGCAACTCTTATGACTACAAAGAGGGTGTTATGGCCTTTATCGAAAAACGACCTGCCGCATACAAAGGCGAGTAA
- the paaK gene encoding phenylacetate--CoA ligase PaaK, protein MIKRNEFRPDRLDPMETASIDALRAEQLERLKWSVRHAYDNVAMYKRRFDEQGIHPDDIKNLDDLAKLPFTTKSDLRDHYPYGMFATPMEQIVRLHASSGTTGQPTVVGYTQNDIDTWAELVARSIRAAGGRPGDKVHVSYGYGLFTGGLGAHYGAERLGCTVIPMSGGQTEKQVRLIKDFDPDIIMVTPSYMLNIADEMERQGVDPHTLKLRLGIFGAEPWTNDLRLAMQKRLDMKATDIYGLSEIMGPGVAQECGETQDGPTVWEDHFYPEIIDPETGKVLPDGELGELVFTTLSKEALPMIRYRTRDLTRLLPGTARPMRRIDKITGRSDDMMIIRGVNVFPTQIEEEVVKVPEFSENFEIHLYRSGNLDSMTVHIELRPSFAHLGQVEIDKLVADLKHHVKSSVGISIQVLVRDQGSIARSEGKAKRVYDERNS, encoded by the coding sequence ATGATCAAGCGAAATGAGTTTCGACCAGACCGCCTAGACCCTATGGAGACAGCCTCCATAGATGCGCTTCGTGCTGAACAACTTGAACGTCTTAAATGGAGCGTGCGCCACGCCTATGACAATGTCGCAATGTACAAGCGCCGCTTTGATGAGCAGGGTATTCACCCAGACGATATTAAGAACCTAGATGATCTAGCAAAACTGCCGTTCACCACTAAGAGCGACCTGCGTGACCACTATCCCTATGGGATGTTTGCAACACCGATGGAGCAGATTGTTCGCCTCCACGCATCGAGTGGCACGACTGGGCAGCCAACGGTTGTGGGTTACACACAGAATGACATCGACACTTGGGCTGAATTAGTTGCGCGCTCTATTCGTGCTGCAGGCGGCAGACCTGGAGACAAGGTTCACGTCTCATATGGCTACGGTCTATTCACGGGGGGCCTAGGCGCACACTACGGTGCAGAGCGCTTAGGCTGTACAGTCATTCCAATGTCGGGTGGGCAGACTGAGAAGCAGGTTCGTCTGATCAAGGATTTTGATCCAGACATTATCATGGTGACCCCATCGTACATGCTCAATATCGCAGATGAGATGGAGCGCCAGGGTGTTGATCCGCATACACTAAAACTTCGCCTCGGTATTTTTGGCGCAGAGCCATGGACCAACGATCTTCGTCTTGCGATGCAGAAGCGTCTCGATATGAAAGCGACAGATATCTATGGTCTTTCAGAAATCATGGGCCCTGGTGTTGCCCAAGAGTGTGGCGAGACTCAGGACGGGCCAACAGTTTGGGAAGATCACTTCTACCCAGAGATTATCGACCCGGAAACTGGCAAGGTTCTGCCAGATGGTGAGCTAGGTGAACTTGTATTCACCACCTTAAGCAAAGAGGCGCTGCCAATGATCCGTTACCGCACGCGAGATCTGACACGTCTGCTACCAGGAACTGCGCGCCCAATGCGTCGTATCGATAAGATTACAGGCCGCTCAGATGACATGATGATTATTCGTGGCGTCAACGTCTTCCCTACTCAGATTGAGGAGGAGGTCGTGAAGGTTCCTGAGTTCTCTGAGAACTTTGAGATTCACCTGTACCGCTCTGGCAACTTAGACAGCATGACAGTTCATATCGAACTACGTCCAAGTTTTGCCCATTTGGGACAGGTAGAGATAGATAAACTAGTTGCTGATCTCAAGCACCACGTTAAATCGTCAGTCGGCATTAGCATTCAGGTGCTAGTCCGTGATCAGGGCTCTATAGCTCGCTCAGAGGGCAAAGCTAAGCGCGTCTACGACGAACGAAACAGTTAA
- the paaA gene encoding 1,2-phenylacetyl-CoA epoxidase subunit PaaA gives MYAQMVETGVKSVKNINEMSENERLFQEKVDAEIKIEAKNWMPEAYRKTLIRQISQHAHSEIVGMLPEGNWVTRAPTLKRKLQLMAKIQDEGGHGLYLYSAMETLGADRDEEVAKLHDGRAKYSSIFNYPTLSWADMGTIGWLVDGAAIVNQVVLQRTSYGPYSRAMIRICKEESFHQRQGYEILLHMMREGTDEQREMVQDSINRFWWPVLMMFGPSDADSPNSAQSMAWKIKRHSNDDLRQRFIDQTIPQLQILGCTVPDPDLKFNEETGHWEFGEIDWSEFYEVLKGNGPCNEERIATRRTAIDEGAWVREAAVAYANKKKARAAA, from the coding sequence ATGTACGCACAGATGGTTGAGACCGGAGTTAAAAGCGTTAAAAACATCAATGAGATGTCTGAAAACGAGCGCCTCTTTCAAGAGAAGGTAGATGCGGAGATCAAAATCGAGGCCAAAAACTGGATGCCAGAGGCCTACCGCAAAACCTTGATTCGCCAGATCTCTCAGCATGCGCACTCTGAAATTGTTGGCATGCTTCCAGAGGGCAACTGGGTTACCCGTGCACCTACGCTAAAGCGCAAACTGCAGTTGATGGCCAAGATTCAAGATGAGGGTGGCCACGGTCTTTACCTCTACAGCGCAATGGAGACCTTGGGGGCAGATCGTGATGAAGAGGTCGCAAAACTGCATGACGGCCGCGCTAAATACTCAAGCATCTTCAACTACCCAACATTGAGCTGGGCTGACATGGGTACCATTGGCTGGCTAGTTGATGGGGCTGCGATTGTTAACCAGGTTGTCTTGCAGCGCACCTCATACGGCCCCTACTCCCGCGCCATGATTCGAATCTGTAAAGAGGAGAGTTTCCATCAACGTCAGGGCTATGAAATCCTACTTCACATGATGCGAGAGGGCACAGATGAGCAGCGTGAGATGGTACAAGACTCTATTAATCGTTTCTGGTGGCCTGTTTTGATGATGTTTGGCCCTAGTGATGCCGACTCACCAAACAGTGCTCAATCGATGGCGTGGAAGATCAAACGTCACTCGAATGACGATTTGCGTCAACGCTTCATTGACCAGACTATCCCACAGCTGCAGATCTTAGGCTGCACCGTACCCGACCCTGATCTCAAGTTTAATGAAGAGACTGGCCACTGGGAGTTTGGTGAAATCGACTGGTCTGAATTCTACGAGGTACTAAAAGGCAACGGCCCTTGTAATGAGGAGCGTATTGCCACACGTCGCACCGCTATTGATGAAGGTGCATGGGTGCGTGAAGCCGCTGTTGCTTACGCGAATAAGAAAAAAGCGCGCGCTGCCGCATAA
- the paaB gene encoding 1,2-phenylacetyl-CoA epoxidase subunit PaaB — MSQWTLFEVFVRSKHGLNHKHVGSVHAADAEMAIESARDLYTRRSEGVSIWVVPSASITATASDEKDALFDPADDKVYRHASFYELPDEVGHM; from the coding sequence ATGTCACAGTGGACTCTATTTGAAGTATTTGTGCGCAGTAAGCACGGTTTGAACCATAAGCATGTTGGTAGCGTTCACGCTGCCGATGCAGAGATGGCGATCGAGAGCGCTCGCGATTTATACACTCGCCGCAGCGAAGGGGTAAGCATCTGGGTTGTACCCTCTGCTTCAATCACAGCAACCGCAAGCGATGAGAAGGATGCACTATTCGATCCTGCAGATGACAAAGTTTACCGTCACGCAAGCTTCTACGAGCTGCCAGACGAAGTTGGACATATGTGA
- the paaC gene encoding 1,2-phenylacetyl-CoA epoxidase subunit PaaC yields MTRYDNLTELLLTLGDSAMVQAQRLCELVGKAPALEEEVALMNVGLDLVGQARNWLEYAAERIDDGRNADDLVFRRDERAYRNLLIVEQPNGDFAMVMAKQFLFDAWHYQVLAHLANHAEAQIAAIAKKSIKEVEYHLRRSSEWVRRLGDGTDESHQRMQTAIDKIWRFSFELADSAEVLTNEIPEGDSICSSWHTTVANVLNESTLSEPAPASAIYLSGHTGMHSEHLGLLLAEMQFLPRAYPDANW; encoded by the coding sequence ATGACTCGATATGACAACCTTACAGAACTGCTTCTTACCCTAGGCGATAGCGCCATGGTGCAAGCACAACGCCTATGTGAACTTGTCGGCAAAGCTCCAGCGCTTGAAGAGGAAGTGGCACTAATGAATGTCGGCCTCGACCTCGTCGGGCAAGCACGTAACTGGCTTGAATATGCTGCAGAACGTATCGACGATGGGCGCAATGCGGACGATCTAGTATTTCGACGTGATGAGCGTGCCTACCGCAATTTATTAATTGTCGAACAACCGAACGGCGATTTTGCCATGGTCATGGCCAAACAGTTTCTTTTTGATGCCTGGCACTATCAGGTACTTGCACACCTAGCCAACCATGCAGAAGCGCAGATCGCTGCAATCGCTAAGAAGTCGATCAAAGAGGTGGAGTATCACCTTCGCCGCTCTTCAGAGTGGGTGCGTCGTCTAGGGGACGGTACCGATGAGAGCCATCAGCGCATGCAGACAGCGATTGATAAAATTTGGCGTTTCAGTTTTGAACTGGCTGATAGCGCCGAAGTGCTGACAAATGAGATACCTGAGGGCGATTCAATTTGCAGCAGTTGGCATACAACGGTGGCGAATGTATTAAACGAAAGCACTCTCAGTGAGCCAGCACCAGCATCGGCCATCTACCTCAGCGGCCACACAGGCATGCATAGTGAGCACCTAGGATTGTTGCTTGCAGAGATGCAATTCCTGCCAAGGGCTTACCCAGATGCCAACTGGTAA
- the paaD gene encoding 1,2-phenylacetyl-CoA epoxidase subunit PaaD — translation MPTGNLITSDLNAREGGASDLARARDVLDQVMDPEVPVVSVTDLGIVREIDWREGHLFVAITPTYSGCPATEFIESSVRDALIEAGFAAPNIEQRLDPAWTTDWITEQGRQRLKAYGIAPPVGSASKPRLPGEALTVECPNCGSTATEEITEFGSTACKALYRCTDCLEPFDYFKCI, via the coding sequence ATGCCAACTGGTAATCTCATCACATCCGATCTAAATGCACGAGAAGGGGGTGCGAGCGACCTAGCACGCGCCCGCGATGTATTGGATCAAGTGATGGACCCAGAGGTCCCAGTTGTCAGTGTGACAGACCTTGGGATTGTGCGTGAAATAGATTGGCGAGAAGGTCACCTGTTTGTAGCGATCACACCCACCTACTCTGGATGTCCGGCAACAGAGTTTATTGAGAGCTCTGTCCGCGATGCACTTATCGAAGCAGGATTTGCCGCACCAAATATTGAGCAACGCCTAGACCCAGCCTGGACAACAGACTGGATTACCGAACAGGGACGCCAGCGTCTGAAAGCATACGGAATTGCACCCCCTGTTGGCAGCGCCAGCAAGCCGAGACTTCCTGGTGAAGCACTCACTGTTGAGTGTCCGAACTGCGGTAGCACAGCAACCGAAGAGATTACCGAATTTGGTTCTACAGCCTGCAAAGCACTCTACCGCTGCACAGACTGTTTAGAACCCTTTGACTACTTTAAGTGCATTTAG
- the paaE gene encoding 1,2-phenylacetyl-CoA epoxidase subunit PaaE has product MSHFHTLTVSELRQETRDSVSIVLDIPKDLTEKFQFHPGQYLTVKCDIDGEEVRRSYSICSGLGDDEVRIGVKRVVGGLFSNYANDVLAVGDSLEVMEPAGHFYIELDPTRQSNYLMVAAGSGVTPILSQIKSILRAEPLSQITLIYGNRATSSTMFRDQLEDLKNSYMGRLNLIFVFSREQQDIDLYNGHIDADKCRSLFKRWIDAKNLTAAFICGPQSMTETVSEELIAAGTDKERVHFELFGTTADAGKAAARAEAAARATHVSEIQIIRDGHSRTFELAQNSQNLLDAGNEQGAELPYSCKAGVCSTCKCKVIEGEVEMDVSLGLEDYEVKAGYILSCQSYPISDRVVLDFDEI; this is encoded by the coding sequence ATGAGCCATTTTCACACCCTAACTGTTTCAGAACTTCGCCAAGAGACACGCGACTCTGTCTCAATTGTATTGGACATTCCTAAAGATCTGACTGAGAAGTTTCAGTTTCATCCTGGCCAATATCTCACAGTAAAGTGTGATATCGATGGCGAGGAGGTGCGACGCTCCTATTCTATCTGCAGTGGTTTAGGCGATGATGAGGTTCGTATAGGCGTAAAACGCGTGGTAGGTGGACTCTTCTCAAACTACGCAAATGACGTGCTAGCGGTGGGCGACTCATTAGAGGTTATGGAACCTGCCGGTCACTTTTATATTGAGCTAGACCCAACCCGCCAGAGCAACTACCTAATGGTTGCAGCCGGGAGTGGGGTAACACCTATACTCTCACAAATCAAAAGCATCCTGCGTGCAGAACCGTTAAGTCAAATCACGCTTATCTATGGCAATCGCGCCACCTCTTCAACGATGTTCCGCGACCAACTAGAAGATCTCAAGAACAGCTACATGGGTCGACTAAACTTGATCTTTGTATTTAGCCGCGAACAGCAGGATATAGACCTTTACAACGGCCATATCGATGCAGACAAATGTCGCTCTCTATTTAAGCGCTGGATTGATGCCAAAAACCTCACTGCGGCATTTATTTGCGGACCGCAAAGCATGACGGAGACCGTCTCTGAGGAGCTAATAGCAGCCGGAACAGATAAAGAGCGTGTTCACTTTGAACTCTTTGGCACGACAGCAGATGCAGGCAAAGCCGCCGCGCGTGCTGAAGCAGCAGCAAGAGCTACCCACGTCTCTGAGATCCAGATTATTCGTGATGGCCACAGTCGCACATTCGAGCTGGCTCAAAATAGCCAAAACCTACTTGATGCTGGTAATGAGCAAGGGGCAGAGCTTCCTTACTCATGTAAAGCAGGCGTCTGCTCAACATGTAAATGTAAGGTAATCGAGGGTGAGGTTGAGATGGATGTGAGCCTCGGACTTGAAGATTACGAAGTAAAAGCAGGTTACATACTCTCGTGTCAGTCCTACCCTATTTCCGATCGTGTCGTTCTCGATTTCGACGAAATTTAA
- the paaZ gene encoding phenylacetic acid degradation bifunctional protein PaaZ yields the protein MSAKPTLQSFIAGEWIGQTADKTLTSAINGKAVFHTHAEQLDFGRSLDFAHSKGRKSLLALDFQSRASTLRALGKYLIDNKESLYAISHHTGATRTDSWIDIEGGVATLFAYASMGRNNLPSGNVLHEGAATQLGKQGQFFGSHILVPRQGVAVHINAFNFPIWGMLEKFAPNFLAGMPCIVKPASQTSYLTEACVRLMAQSGLLPEGALQLVIGSTGDLLNRLDSQDVVTFTGSASTANMLRATPNLLNNAIPFNAEADSLNCAMLAEDVTPDDVEFDLFIKEVAREMTVKAGQKCTAIRRILVPENLVDAVSEKLSARLAKVTVGDPTIEGVRMGALASMDQQRDVAEKLEALKASSEVLFGRGTEYSAQGDGTDKGAFFEPTLLLNSSPDQEGGAHDIEAFGPVSTIMPYRDSAHALALAARGKGSLVTTLVTKSPEIAAEVVPAMAVWHGRVHILDEASSKESTGHGSPLPMLKHGGPGRAGGGEELGGIQGVKHYMQRSAIQGSPTMLTAVTGEFIRGAKTIDNPIHPFRFHFDELQIGQSLLTHRRTVTEADIVNFGCLSGDHFYMHFDEQAACDSMFEKRIAHGYFVLSAAAGLFVDPGVGPVLANYGLDTLRFVNPVAIGDTIQARLTCKTKIDQGKQSPKGDPHGVVSWDVEVTNQHGELVASYDILTLVQKSS from the coding sequence ATGTCAGCAAAGCCAACACTACAGAGTTTTATTGCCGGCGAATGGATCGGACAAACTGCAGACAAAACTTTGACCAGTGCTATCAATGGTAAAGCGGTTTTCCACACCCATGCAGAGCAGTTGGATTTTGGACGCTCTCTCGATTTCGCACACTCAAAGGGTCGCAAGTCGTTACTGGCCTTGGATTTCCAAAGTCGTGCTTCGACATTGAGAGCACTAGGTAAATACCTTATTGATAACAAAGAGAGTCTCTACGCAATCTCTCATCACACGGGTGCGACCCGGACTGATAGCTGGATTGATATAGAGGGAGGTGTAGCTACACTCTTTGCCTACGCTAGTATGGGCCGCAACAATCTGCCTTCGGGTAATGTGCTCCATGAAGGAGCAGCAACACAGCTGGGCAAACAGGGGCAGTTCTTTGGCAGCCATATTCTTGTGCCTCGCCAAGGCGTTGCAGTACATATCAACGCTTTCAACTTCCCAATTTGGGGGATGTTAGAGAAGTTCGCACCTAACTTTTTAGCTGGGATGCCATGCATTGTTAAACCTGCCTCACAAACAAGTTACCTGACTGAAGCGTGCGTGCGTTTGATGGCGCAGTCAGGATTGCTGCCTGAAGGTGCTCTGCAATTAGTGATCGGCTCTACCGGTGACCTATTAAATCGCCTTGATAGCCAAGACGTAGTTACCTTCACAGGGTCTGCATCAACGGCCAACATGCTGCGTGCAACTCCTAACCTTCTTAATAATGCGATCCCATTCAATGCAGAAGCTGACTCGCTGAACTGTGCCATGCTTGCAGAGGATGTGACGCCCGACGATGTCGAGTTCGACCTCTTTATTAAAGAGGTTGCCCGCGAGATGACCGTCAAAGCGGGTCAAAAATGTACGGCTATTCGTCGAATCCTGGTTCCAGAAAACCTAGTCGATGCAGTGAGCGAAAAACTCTCAGCTCGTCTAGCGAAAGTCACAGTAGGCGACCCAACTATCGAAGGAGTTCGCATGGGCGCTCTCGCTTCGATGGATCAACAGCGCGATGTTGCTGAGAAATTAGAAGCATTGAAAGCGAGTTCCGAAGTTCTCTTTGGTCGTGGCACTGAGTACTCGGCCCAAGGAGATGGAACCGATAAAGGTGCTTTCTTTGAACCCACCTTGCTGTTGAATAGTTCACCCGACCAAGAGGGCGGTGCACACGACATTGAAGCCTTCGGACCTGTCAGCACAATCATGCCTTACCGTGACAGCGCACACGCGCTTGCTCTTGCAGCACGTGGTAAAGGCTCTCTAGTGACTACTTTGGTAACCAAATCACCTGAGATCGCTGCTGAAGTGGTACCTGCAATGGCAGTTTGGCATGGCCGCGTTCACATTCTTGATGAGGCTTCATCTAAGGAGTCTACCGGTCATGGTTCGCCACTACCTATGCTGAAACATGGTGGCCCTGGTCGTGCTGGTGGCGGTGAAGAGCTGGGCGGCATTCAGGGTGTAAAACACTATATGCAACGCAGCGCCATCCAAGGTTCACCCACCATGCTTACGGCAGTGACAGGCGAGTTCATCCGTGGCGCTAAGACAATTGACAACCCTATTCATCCGTTCCGTTTCCACTTTGATGAATTGCAGATTGGACAGTCACTGCTAACCCATCGTCGCACCGTCACTGAAGCTGACATCGTCAACTTTGGCTGCCTCTCAGGTGACCACTTCTACATGCACTTTGATGAGCAAGCTGCCTGCGACTCGATGTTTGAGAAGCGTATCGCGCATGGCTACTTTGTACTCTCTGCGGCAGCAGGACTTTTCGTGGATCCAGGTGTTGGCCCTGTGCTGGCAAACTACGGCTTGGATACACTACGTTTTGTAAATCCAGTCGCTATCGGTGACACCATCCAAGCTCGCCTCACCTGTAAGACCAAAATTGATCAGGGTAAACAGAGCCCTAAAGGGGATCCGCACGGGGTTGTATCTTGGGATGTGGAGGTGACGAACCAACATGGCGAGTTAGTTGCGAGCTACGACATTCTTACTCTGGTTCAGAAATCCAGCTAA
- a CDS encoding DUF3237 domain-containing protein, whose amino-acid sequence MKAPELKPFATLKVEIAPAQEIGATQFGQRRVIPITGGTVTGDGWSGKVLPGGADFQLILSPRLFELDARYVIETDEGETIFIQNRAVRAASEEATAKIINGQPVDPSEVYFRCTPILETSSERFSWVTERLFIGTGIRRPNCVELQFFEVC is encoded by the coding sequence GTGAAAGCACCCGAATTAAAACCCTTCGCAACGCTGAAGGTTGAGATTGCGCCGGCACAAGAGATCGGCGCCACACAGTTTGGCCAGCGACGTGTCATCCCAATTACGGGTGGTACCGTCACAGGTGATGGCTGGAGTGGCAAAGTGCTGCCTGGCGGTGCTGACTTTCAACTGATTCTTTCTCCTCGCCTATTCGAACTTGATGCGCGCTATGTCATCGAGACCGATGAGGGCGAAACCATCTTTATTCAAAACCGTGCAGTGCGAGCAGCGAGTGAAGAGGCCACAGCTAAAATCATCAATGGCCAGCCTGTTGATCCATCCGAAGTCTACTTCCGCTGTACACCCATTTTAGAGACCTCTTCAGAGCGCTTTAGCTGGGTTACAGAACGACTATTTATCGGTACCGGCATTCGCCGTCCAAACTGCGTTGAGTTGCAGTTCTTTGAAGTTTGTTAA